From Pseudomonas poae, the proteins below share one genomic window:
- a CDS encoding response regulator transcription factor: MISVLLVDDDQELTGMLSQYLACEGFEATAVHTGEEGEVEALSGRYSIVVLDVMLPQRSGIEVLRRIRAVSQVPVVLLTARGDNIDRITGLELGADDYVPKPSSPGELVARLRAIMRRVQPVGQPTNEVIKTGALVLWPGKRQALWNGAELGLTSTEFSLLEELARSAGQVVSKKALSLNALGCPLTRYDRRIDVHISSIRQKLGPRPDAKAWIQSVRGLGYLLIAE, translated from the coding sequence ATGATCTCTGTATTGCTAGTCGACGACGACCAGGAACTGACTGGAATGCTTAGCCAATACCTGGCGTGCGAAGGCTTCGAGGCCACGGCCGTGCACACGGGCGAGGAGGGCGAGGTGGAGGCGCTTTCGGGGCGCTACAGCATTGTGGTGCTGGACGTCATGCTGCCCCAGCGCTCGGGCATCGAGGTGCTCAGGCGTATTCGCGCCGTCAGCCAGGTGCCGGTGGTACTGCTGACGGCGCGTGGCGACAACATCGACCGCATCACCGGCCTGGAGCTAGGCGCCGATGACTATGTGCCCAAGCCCAGTTCCCCGGGTGAGTTGGTGGCCCGCCTGCGCGCCATCATGCGCAGGGTGCAGCCGGTGGGCCAGCCGACCAACGAGGTGATCAAGACCGGCGCGCTGGTGTTATGGCCGGGCAAGCGCCAGGCCCTGTGGAACGGTGCCGAGCTGGGCCTGACCAGCACTGAGTTCAGCTTGCTTGAAGAACTCGCCCGCAGTGCCGGGCAGGTGGTGAGCAAGAAGGCCCTGTCGCTGAATGCCCTGGGCTGCCCGTTGACGCGCTACGACCGGCGTATCGACGTGCATATCAGCAGCATCCGGCAAAAACTCGGGCCGCGGCCCGACGCCAAGGCGTGGATCCAGAGCGTGCGCGGCCTCGGCTATTTGTTGATTGCCGAATGA
- the bamA gene encoding outer membrane protein assembly factor BamA: MNFSRLLCSVALLLNASLALAQGFKISDIRINGLQRVSAGSVFGALPLNVGDEADDRRLVDSTRALFKTGYFQDIQLSREGDVLIINVVERPSVASIELEGNKAISTDDLMKGMKQSGLAEGEIFQRATLEGIRNELQRQYVAQGRYSASVDAQVVTEPRNRVALKVKIDEGEVASIQHINVVGNSVFPDEALIDQFTLKTSNWLSFFKNDDKYAREKLSGDLERLRSYYLDRGYINMDITSTQVSMTPDKKHVYITVNIHEGQKYTVREVKLSGELKVPQDQVQSLLLVQKGQVFSRKLMTTTSELITRRLGNDGYTFANVNGVPQAHDEDHTVDVTFSVDPGKRAYVNRINFRGNTKTDDQVLRREMRQMEGGWASTYLIDQSKVRLERLGFFKEVNVETPAVAGVDDQLDVNYAVEEQASGSITASVGFAQSAGLILGGSISQNNFLGTGNYASLGLTRSSYQSKYNIGFTDPYFTADGVSLGYNAFYSKTDYNKYYDDGVSYYAINSFGLGATLGYPINETSRLSVGLTAQHDSIEPGTYSADEIYDFVEREGKEFTNFKANLGWSESTLNKGILATRGYSQNLNLMVTVPGSDLSFYKIDYTGQTYVPVTNSTTLRFHTKLGYGGGYGSTDGLPFYETYTAGGEGTVRGFESGTLGPRNTPATGAYASAGQAYYSDRDTEALGGNILITGGAEYLFPVPFIKDNKSVRTSVFWDVGSVYSDKCYLSTTQGCGSVDLGQMASSVGVGVTWYSPMGPLSVNLAYPIRTPENADKQVFQFSFGQTF, translated from the coding sequence ATGAATTTTTCGCGCCTGCTCTGCTCGGTTGCGCTGCTGCTCAATGCCTCACTGGCACTCGCCCAAGGTTTCAAAATCTCGGATATTCGAATCAACGGCCTGCAACGGGTCTCTGCGGGCAGCGTGTTCGGCGCACTGCCGTTGAACGTGGGCGACGAAGCGGACGACCGGCGCCTGGTGGATTCCACTCGTGCGCTGTTCAAGACCGGTTACTTTCAGGACATCCAGTTGAGCCGCGAAGGCGACGTGCTGATTATCAATGTAGTCGAGCGCCCCTCGGTTGCCAGTATCGAGTTGGAAGGCAACAAAGCGATCTCAACCGATGACCTGATGAAAGGCATGAAGCAATCCGGGCTTGCCGAGGGCGAGATTTTCCAGCGTGCCACCCTGGAAGGCATACGCAACGAGCTGCAACGCCAGTACGTGGCCCAGGGCCGCTACTCGGCATCCGTCGACGCGCAAGTTGTGACCGAGCCGCGCAACCGCGTGGCCTTGAAGGTCAAGATCGATGAGGGCGAAGTGGCGTCGATCCAGCACATCAACGTGGTGGGCAACAGCGTATTCCCGGACGAGGCATTGATCGATCAGTTCACCCTCAAAACCAGCAACTGGCTGTCGTTTTTCAAGAACGACGATAAATACGCACGGGAGAAGCTCTCCGGCGACCTTGAACGTCTGCGCTCGTACTACCTGGATCGCGGGTATATCAACATGGATATCACCTCGACCCAGGTCTCGATGACGCCGGACAAGAAACACGTCTACATCACCGTGAACATCCACGAGGGCCAGAAATACACGGTGCGCGAGGTGAAACTGAGCGGTGAGCTGAAAGTCCCGCAAGACCAGGTCCAGTCATTATTACTGGTGCAAAAGGGCCAGGTGTTTTCGCGCAAGCTGATGACCACCACCTCGGAACTGATTACCCGCCGCCTGGGCAACGACGGCTATACGTTCGCCAACGTCAACGGCGTGCCACAGGCTCACGATGAAGACCACACGGTGGACGTCACATTCTCCGTCGACCCGGGCAAACGGGCTTACGTCAATCGCATCAACTTCCGTGGCAACACCAAGACTGACGACCAGGTGCTGCGTCGTGAGATGCGCCAGATGGAGGGCGGCTGGGCGTCGACCTACCTGATCGACCAATCCAAGGTGCGCCTGGAACGCCTGGGGTTCTTCAAGGAGGTCAACGTGGAGACACCGGCAGTGGCCGGCGTGGATGACCAGCTGGATGTGAACTATGCCGTGGAAGAACAGGCGTCCGGGTCGATCACCGCCAGCGTCGGTTTTGCGCAGAGCGCGGGCCTGATTCTGGGTGGGTCGATTTCCCAGAACAACTTCCTCGGCACCGGCAACTACGCCAGCCTGGGGCTGACCCGTTCGTCGTACCAAAGTAAATACAATATTGGTTTTACCGACCCCTACTTCACCGCCGACGGGGTGAGCCTGGGTTACAACGCGTTCTACAGCAAGACCGACTACAACAAGTACTACGATGATGGGGTTTCCTATTACGCCATCAACAGTTTCGGCCTGGGCGCAACCCTCGGCTACCCGATCAACGAAACCTCGCGCCTGAGTGTCGGCCTTACGGCACAACACGACAGTATCGAACCCGGTACCTACAGCGCCGACGAGATCTACGATTTTGTCGAGCGCGAAGGTAAGGAGTTCACCAACTTCAAGGCCAACCTTGGCTGGTCCGAATCGACGTTGAACAAAGGCATATTGGCCACTCGCGGGTACTCGCAAAACCTCAACCTGATGGTCACGGTGCCCGGCAGCGATCTGAGCTTCTACAAAATCGATTACACCGGGCAGACCTACGTGCCCGTCACCAACAGCACGACCCTGCGCTTTCATACCAAACTCGGCTACGGCGGCGGCTATGGCTCGACGGACGGGCTGCCGTTCTACGAAACCTATACGGCGGGCGGCGAAGGCACCGTGCGCGGCTTTGAGAGCGGCACCCTCGGCCCGCGCAACACACCCGCCACCGGTGCTTATGCGAGTGCCGGGCAGGCGTACTACTCGGACCGGGACACGGAAGCGCTGGGGGGCAATATCCTGATCACCGGAGGCGCGGAATATTTGTTCCCGGTGCCGTTCATCAAAGACAACAAATCCGTACGAACCTCGGTGTTCTGGGATGTGGGGTCGGTGTACTCGGACAAATGCTACCTCAGCACCACCCAAGGCTGCGGCAGTGTGGACCTGGGCCAGATGGCCAGTTCCGTGGGGGTGGGCGTGACGTGGTACAGCCCAATGGGGCCGCTGAGTGTCAACCTGGCGTACCCGATTCGTACGCCCGAGAATGCGGACAAGCAGGTATTCCAGTTTTCCTTTGGGCAGACGTTTTGA
- a CDS encoding tyrosine-type recombinase/integrase gives MAKLTAKELEALTEQDVGTVIRDEGSLSGRVSLRKKGVAIPFYFQFRWEGIYTRFSCGTWPNKSLTEIRKERNEARDLVAKGINPNENKRAGKVRQKAELAAQLAEADRQKSKELTLLDLAEEWLRDGVARKDGNAELRRKFAKDLYPALGSTVISSISEHDLRNLVRSVMARGATRQAISLFSDIVQMFGWAKKRQPWRTLLIDGNPADLVEINKLVPSDYQEERTRILSSSELQELHHRFEKMTADYAALPAGEKYDGIRPLKPESQLALWICLGTLCRIGELLQAEWKNVDLENGVWFIPVANVKGSRGKKQDHHVFLSAFVTNYFSKLRLLTGHSQWCFPAKHHDGHVDLKVVSKQVGDRQSRFKNRKPLSRRRHDDTLVLSGGANGEWTPHDLRRTGATMMQAWGISLDVIDRCQNHVLAGSRVRRHYLHHDYAEEKKAAWSLLSEKITEIMIDQDGL, from the coding sequence ATGGCCAAGCTCACCGCCAAAGAACTAGAAGCACTCACTGAGCAAGATGTCGGCACCGTTATACGCGACGAAGGCAGCCTCTCAGGCAGGGTCTCACTCCGCAAAAAAGGTGTCGCCATCCCCTTTTACTTCCAATTTCGTTGGGAAGGTATTTACACCCGCTTTTCCTGCGGTACCTGGCCAAACAAGTCGTTGACCGAAATCCGCAAGGAGCGCAACGAAGCGCGAGACCTTGTAGCTAAAGGGATCAATCCTAATGAAAACAAGCGCGCCGGGAAGGTCAGACAAAAAGCGGAACTGGCTGCTCAACTCGCGGAGGCCGATCGGCAAAAGTCTAAGGAGCTAACGCTCCTGGACCTGGCGGAAGAATGGCTTCGCGATGGTGTGGCACGCAAGGATGGTAATGCCGAGCTACGGAGAAAGTTCGCGAAAGATCTTTACCCCGCCCTTGGCTCAACAGTCATCAGTTCAATCAGTGAGCATGACCTGCGGAACCTGGTGCGGTCTGTAATGGCTCGCGGCGCTACTCGTCAAGCCATCAGTCTTTTTTCGGATATCGTTCAGATGTTTGGATGGGCTAAAAAACGCCAGCCATGGCGAACGCTGCTGATTGACGGAAACCCAGCAGACTTGGTCGAAATCAACAAACTGGTACCCAGTGACTACCAGGAGGAGCGAACTCGGATCCTCTCCTCTAGCGAACTTCAAGAACTACACCACCGCTTTGAAAAAATGACTGCGGACTACGCAGCACTACCTGCCGGCGAAAAGTACGATGGGATTCGCCCACTCAAACCAGAGTCCCAACTTGCGCTTTGGATCTGTTTGGGAACGCTATGCCGGATCGGTGAACTTCTTCAAGCCGAATGGAAAAACGTAGACCTGGAAAATGGCGTCTGGTTTATTCCCGTGGCAAACGTCAAAGGCAGCCGTGGAAAGAAGCAGGACCACCACGTGTTCCTATCTGCGTTTGTGACCAACTATTTCAGCAAGCTTCGGTTGCTTACGGGACACTCTCAATGGTGCTTCCCCGCAAAGCATCATGATGGTCATGTCGATCTCAAGGTCGTCAGCAAACAGGTGGGAGACCGCCAATCACGCTTCAAAAATCGCAAACCACTTTCCCGTCGCCGACATGATGACACCCTGGTGCTGTCCGGTGGTGCGAATGGGGAATGGACACCCCATGACTTGAGACGAACAGGAGCAACCATGATGCAAGCCTGGGGCATAAGCCTTGACGTGATAGATCGGTGCCAGAACCATGTGCTCGCAGGTTCTCGGGTCCGCCGGCACTACTTACATCATGATTATGCCGAAGAGAAAAAAGCAGCCTGGAGCCTGCTGAGCGAGAAGATCACTGAGATCATGATTGACCAGGATGGTTTGTAG
- a CDS encoding ATP-binding protein has protein sequence MIKPSLLFWKLFLAFWLATTLTFLVGVGVLELGRFRPNDPHVEAMLAAEEKLLQQFGVEAAGQLLTVWEHPPDQAIGVYDSTGKLLVGAPVTEPAYEQSVISKEGLALSIRSTHAPGKDPGKPWHQIPLIIGTLMSALFSGYMAYYLAWPLAYLRRAMSDAAQGRFETRVKPAMGKRRDEIVDLAEDCDRMANQLKVLVEAQQHLLHDISHELRSPLTRMQAAIGLLRQDVERLGMLERIEREAERMDTLIEALLTLARLQGRPESIEREPLDIIELLVMIVEDAQFEAGIKGCRVQLDACPPFIACVSGELMYRCFENVIRNAVRYTRPGTTVQVSAQVNAEATRLNVRITDHGPGVENGRLQSIFHPFERGVGDASVGFGLGLAIAARAVQMHGGSIQACNEPGGGLTVQINLHNARSLHDITLA, from the coding sequence ATGATCAAACCCAGCTTGCTGTTCTGGAAGTTGTTCCTGGCCTTCTGGCTGGCGACCACCCTGACATTTCTGGTGGGGGTCGGCGTGCTTGAGCTGGGGCGTTTTAGGCCGAATGACCCGCATGTGGAAGCCATGCTGGCGGCCGAAGAAAAGCTGTTGCAACAGTTCGGTGTCGAAGCGGCCGGCCAACTGCTGACCGTTTGGGAGCACCCACCGGATCAGGCCATCGGCGTCTATGACAGCACCGGTAAATTGCTGGTGGGCGCGCCCGTGACAGAGCCGGCCTATGAGCAATCGGTGATCAGCAAGGAGGGGCTGGCGCTGTCGATCAGGTCCACCCACGCCCCCGGTAAAGATCCCGGCAAGCCCTGGCACCAGATCCCACTGATCATTGGCACGCTGATGAGCGCGCTGTTCAGCGGTTACATGGCGTACTACCTGGCCTGGCCGCTGGCTTACCTGCGACGTGCGATGAGCGACGCGGCCCAGGGTCGCTTCGAAACCCGGGTCAAGCCCGCCATGGGCAAGCGCCGCGATGAAATCGTCGACCTGGCCGAAGACTGCGACCGCATGGCCAACCAGTTGAAGGTGCTGGTAGAAGCCCAGCAGCACTTGTTGCACGACATCTCCCACGAACTGCGCTCGCCGCTGACGCGCATGCAGGCAGCCATCGGCCTGTTGCGCCAGGACGTGGAGCGCCTGGGAATGCTCGAACGCATCGAGCGCGAAGCCGAACGCATGGACACGCTGATCGAGGCGCTGCTGACCCTGGCACGCCTGCAAGGCCGGCCCGAAAGCATCGAGCGCGAGCCCTTGGATATCATCGAATTGCTGGTGATGATTGTTGAAGACGCGCAGTTCGAAGCCGGGATTAAAGGCTGCCGCGTGCAGCTGGACGCCTGCCCGCCGTTTATTGCCTGCGTCAGTGGCGAGTTGATGTACCGCTGCTTCGAGAATGTGATCCGCAATGCCGTGCGCTATACCCGCCCGGGCACCACGGTGCAGGTCTCGGCGCAGGTCAATGCTGAGGCCACCCGCCTGAACGTACGGATCACCGACCACGGGCCGGGCGTCGAAAATGGCCGACTGCAAAGCATCTTCCATCCCTTCGAGCGGGGCGTGGGCGATGCCAGCGTGGGCTTTGGCCTGGGGCTGGCCATTGCCGCAAGGGCGGTGCAGATGCACGGCGGCAGCATCCAGGCATGCAATGAGCCGGGTGGTGGGCTGACGGTGCAGATCAACCTGCACAATGCGCGATCTTTACACGACATTACATTGGCTTGA
- a CDS encoding lipopolysaccharide biosynthesis protein, translated as MSQMKHMSFADTERAGNSTRPPYALNPSPWRALTTHDFDDCRDTQTGAVFIIASGVSARAFPLEKFAHVPMITMNGAISMFLNTDIKPFFYACTDKSFSEQQPELFKHAMAISQRVALWEDHARSAPVRPSGELYTLSKAKRPSWIDSVLGRHSALVANHSLRSIGERPVGFSKNMSEGFFDARTVAYLAVQLAFHVGFSKVFLVGVDLQENVGRFYETSASNHSPCGLDQHYHTRILPSFKLMSEKVMGDEFRVYNLSDTSRLPDEIVPHVSLAQVEAMLG; from the coding sequence ATGAGCCAGATGAAACATATGTCCTTCGCCGATACCGAGCGTGCTGGCAACAGCACGCGGCCTCCATATGCCTTAAACCCCAGCCCTTGGCGTGCGCTGACCACGCACGATTTTGATGACTGCCGAGATACTCAAACCGGCGCGGTTTTCATTATTGCTTCAGGGGTGTCGGCCAGAGCGTTTCCACTCGAAAAATTCGCCCACGTGCCTATGATCACCATGAATGGCGCGATTTCGATGTTCCTGAACACCGACATAAAACCGTTTTTTTACGCCTGCACCGACAAAAGCTTTTCCGAGCAACAGCCCGAATTATTCAAACACGCCATGGCCATCAGCCAAAGAGTCGCACTGTGGGAAGACCATGCGCGCTCAGCGCCTGTTCGTCCAAGCGGCGAGCTATACACGCTGTCCAAGGCCAAAAGACCCTCCTGGATCGACTCTGTGCTCGGCCGGCATAGCGCGCTGGTCGCCAATCATTCCCTGCGATCCATTGGGGAGCGCCCGGTTGGCTTCAGTAAAAACATGAGCGAGGGCTTTTTCGACGCCCGCACCGTGGCTTATCTGGCGGTCCAACTGGCCTTCCATGTCGGCTTTTCCAAGGTCTTTCTGGTCGGCGTTGACCTGCAAGAAAATGTGGGGAGGTTTTACGAAACCTCAGCCTCCAACCACTCCCCCTGCGGGCTCGATCAGCACTACCACACGCGGATACTGCCTTCGTTCAAGCTGATGTCAGAGAAAGTCATGGGCGATGAGTTCCGGGTTTACAACTTATCCGACACTTCACGGCTTCCCGACGAAATCGTCCCGCACGTAAGCCTCGCGCAGGTTGAGGCGATGCTTGGGTAG